The Mercurialis annua linkage group LG2, ddMerAnnu1.2, whole genome shotgun sequence genome contains a region encoding:
- the LOC126666886 gene encoding early nodulin-like protein 18: MATNTILRSNYQQMAFNCVLGLFCLMVLLQKGDALQFTVGGAQGWSVPYNSTGNEHNLWAERTRFQIGDSLLFNYKPDQDSVLLVNKYDYDSCTTTGALATYNDGHTVFTFNRSGHFYFITGNKENCLKNQKLVIAVLADRSNRSSPPPPSGDMGKVPSPAPSGEESPPSGTVENVPTTSPVSDTPKNAGSSMFVSLSASVVGAFFASYVVLVC; encoded by the exons ATGGCTACCAACACCATTTTAAGATCAAATTACCAGCAAATGGCCTTTAATTGTGTGTTGGGCCTGTTTTGTTTAATGGTGTTGTTGCAGAAGGGTGATGCTCTGCAATTTACAGTTGGAGGAGCTCAAGGTTGGAGTGTGCCTTACAATTCTACAGGAAATGAGCATAATCTTTGGGCTGAAAGAACCAGATTTCAGATTGGAGACTCTCTAT TGTTTAACTACAAGCCGGACCAAGACTCAGTGCTGCTAGTAAACAAATATGACTATGATAGTTGCACCACAACCGGAGCTTTGGCGACCTACAACGACGGTCACACAGTCTTTACATTTAACCGGTCCGGTCATTTCTACTTCATTACCGGAAACAAAGAGAACTGTCTGAAAAACCAGAAGTTGGTTATAGCTGTTTTGGCTGACAGAAGCAATCGTTCTTCACCTCCTCCACCTTCAGGCGATATGGGCAAAGTCCCGTCTCCAGCGCCTTCCGGCGAGGAGTCTCCTCCGTCTGGAACTGTTGAGAATGTCCCAACAACATCTCCGGTCAGTGATACTCCTAAAAATGCAGGCTCTTCCATGTTCGTGAGTTTGTCGGCTTCCGTCGTCGGAGCATTCTTTGCTTCGTATGTGGTTTTAGTATGCTGA